One window from the genome of Deltaproteobacteria bacterium GWC2_65_14 encodes:
- a CDS encoding 2-oxoacid ferredoxin oxidoreductase (catalyzes the coenzyme A-dependent decarboxylation of 2-oxoacids, such as pyruvate and 2-oxoglutarate), with the protein MVDRFDTGVENSWCPGCGNFGILKAVKKALEATGKERHEIVLVSGIGQAAKLPHYVDVNVFNGLHGRALPAAAAIKMANDRLTVVVTSGDGDIYGEGGNHFLHNVRRNVDIALFVHDNQVYGLTKGQPSPTSDPGWAGSLARSGVISGPFPPLAVALSLGCGFVARGYSADIDFTADLMLQAIRFKGFALVDILQPCVTFNKKNNYQWYGKRVYRIPAEHDPSDRKKALDLALEWEEKIPIGVLYRAERPSFGERHPAVPGPPLHEREAKEPVVRELLMMRTFTAR; encoded by the coding sequence ATGGTAGACCGATTCGACACCGGCGTGGAGAACTCCTGGTGTCCGGGCTGCGGGAACTTCGGGATCCTGAAGGCGGTGAAAAAGGCGCTCGAGGCGACGGGGAAGGAGAGGCACGAGATCGTCCTCGTCTCCGGAATCGGGCAGGCGGCGAAGCTTCCCCATTACGTGGATGTGAACGTCTTCAACGGGCTCCACGGGAGGGCCCTTCCGGCGGCGGCGGCGATCAAGATGGCGAACGACCGCCTCACGGTGGTCGTGACCAGCGGAGACGGGGACATCTACGGGGAGGGGGGGAACCACTTCCTCCACAACGTCCGGCGCAACGTCGACATCGCCCTCTTCGTCCACGACAACCAGGTCTACGGGCTGACGAAGGGGCAGCCCTCCCCCACGAGCGATCCCGGCTGGGCCGGGTCGCTGGCCCGCTCCGGCGTGATCTCGGGGCCGTTCCCCCCGCTCGCGGTCGCCCTCTCCCTGGGGTGCGGCTTCGTGGCCCGGGGCTACTCGGCGGACATCGACTTCACCGCGGACCTCATGCTCCAGGCGATCCGCTTCAAGGGGTTCGCCCTCGTCGACATCCTGCAGCCCTGCGTCACCTTCAACAAGAAGAACAACTACCAATGGTACGGAAAGAGGGTCTACAGGATTCCCGCGGAGCACGATCCCTCGGACCGGAAAAAGGCCCTCGACCTGGCGCTGGAATGGGAGGAGAAGATCCCGATCGGGGTGCTCTACCGGGCGGAACGTCCCTCCTTCGGGGAGAGGCATCCCGCCGTTCCCGGCCCTCCGCTCCACGAGCGGGAAGCGAAGGAACCGGTGGTCCGGGAGCTGCTGATGATGCGGACCTTCACCGCCCGGTGA
- a CDS encoding histidinol-phosphate transaminase, giving the protein MGGYLPGEQPKEEGFVKLNTNENPYPPSPAVLSAIAREAGGTLRLYPDPESTRLRRQAAETYRFDLEQVIAGNGSDDLLAMIARAFIGEGDALCCPVPTYTLYDTLVRIQGGRVRGIPYPEDYSLPKGLFRNREQVTVVASPNSPSGTSVPLAALSGLASAVRGILVVDEAYADFAEETALPLARERENVVVLRTFSKSFSLAGMRIGLGFGHPRILAGLNKVRDSYNLDRLAIAAGEAALADIGWMERNAARIRKTRERLATALPALEFVPFPSQSNFLLARRRGGKSARPVFDELKRRRILVRYFDTPRLAGCLRITVGTDAEIDTLLSALSEIRRG; this is encoded by the coding sequence ATGGGCGGCTACCTTCCCGGAGAGCAGCCGAAGGAGGAGGGCTTCGTCAAGCTCAACACGAACGAGAACCCCTACCCTCCCTCCCCGGCGGTCCTTTCGGCGATCGCCAGGGAGGCCGGCGGAACGTTGCGCCTCTACCCCGACCCGGAGTCCACGAGGCTGCGGCGGCAGGCGGCGGAAACCTACCGGTTCGACCTCGAACAGGTCATCGCGGGGAACGGATCGGACGACCTGCTCGCCATGATCGCCCGGGCCTTCATCGGGGAAGGGGACGCCCTCTGCTGCCCCGTGCCGACCTACACCCTGTACGACACGCTGGTCCGGATCCAGGGGGGACGGGTGCGCGGCATCCCCTACCCGGAGGACTACTCCCTCCCGAAAGGACTGTTCCGGAACCGCGAGCAGGTGACGGTCGTCGCGAGCCCGAACTCCCCCTCCGGGACCTCCGTGCCGCTTGCGGCGCTGTCGGGCCTCGCCTCCGCGGTCCGGGGGATCCTCGTCGTGGACGAGGCCTATGCCGACTTCGCGGAGGAGACGGCCCTTCCCCTCGCCCGGGAGCGGGAGAACGTGGTCGTCCTGCGGACCTTCTCCAAGTCCTTTTCCCTGGCCGGCATGCGGATCGGCCTCGGGTTCGGCCACCCCCGGATCCTCGCGGGGCTGAACAAGGTGCGCGACTCCTACAATCTCGACCGGCTGGCGATCGCCGCCGGGGAGGCGGCGCTCGCGGACATCGGCTGGATGGAGAGAAACGCCGCCCGGATCCGGAAGACCCGGGAACGGCTGGCGACCGCCCTTCCGGCCCTCGAATTCGTCCCCTTTCCCTCGCAGAGCAACTTCCTCCTGGCGAGGCGGCGGGGAGGGAAATCGGCCCGGCCGGTGTTCGATGAGCTGAAGCGAAGGAGGATCCTCGTCCGCTACTTCGACACGCCCCGGCTGGCCGGTTGCCTCCGGATCACGGTGGGCACCGACGCCGAGATCGACACCCTCCTGTCGGCGCTATCGGAGATCCGGCGCGGCTGA
- a CDS encoding aspartate aminotransferase (catalyzes the formation of oxalozcetate and L-glutamate from L-aspartate and 2-oxoglutarate) has product MPVSPTVRSAIQQGSWIRKMFEEGALLKAEKGAENVFDFSLGNPFGDPPDRFASELRRLSASPPPDLHRYMPNAGFPEVRREVARSLSSATGLPFTGELVVMSCGAAGALNVALRTILSPGDEVVVLAPYFVEYLFYIRNAGGVPVVAEAAEDFQLDLEAIRKALSDRTRALILNTPNNPTGAVYPGAALDALDRLLAEPERRTGNPVYVLSDEPYRKILYPGEVFSPPAAHLRNVLIAYSHSKDLNIPGERIGYLAVSPRAADAAEVAGGCVFCNRVLGFVNAPSLMQRAVAGLQEISAEMAVYRENRDLLLSALSESGFSVVPPGGAFYLFPRILGKDETAFVAAAREENILVVPGSGFGRSGYFRVAYCLATEVVRRSLPAWKRLGERFSRRPGSAR; this is encoded by the coding sequence ATGCCGGTGTCGCCGACCGTCCGCAGCGCGATCCAGCAGGGCTCGTGGATCCGGAAGATGTTCGAGGAGGGGGCCCTCCTGAAGGCGGAGAAGGGGGCGGAGAACGTCTTCGATTTCTCCCTCGGGAACCCGTTCGGCGACCCGCCGGACCGGTTCGCCTCCGAGCTGCGGCGTCTTTCCGCCTCGCCTCCCCCCGACCTGCACCGGTACATGCCGAACGCGGGATTCCCGGAGGTCCGCCGCGAGGTCGCGAGGTCGCTGTCGTCCGCCACCGGGCTTCCCTTCACCGGCGAGCTGGTGGTCATGTCCTGCGGGGCGGCGGGCGCCCTGAACGTGGCGCTCCGCACGATCCTCTCGCCCGGGGACGAGGTCGTCGTTCTCGCCCCCTATTTCGTGGAGTACCTCTTCTACATCCGGAACGCCGGGGGAGTTCCCGTCGTCGCCGAGGCCGCGGAGGATTTCCAGCTCGATCTCGAAGCGATCCGGAAGGCCCTCTCCGACAGGACGCGTGCGCTCATCCTGAACACGCCGAACAACCCCACCGGGGCGGTTTACCCCGGAGCCGCGCTCGACGCGCTGGACCGGCTTCTCGCGGAACCGGAACGGCGAACGGGAAACCCCGTCTATGTCCTGTCGGACGAGCCGTACCGGAAGATCCTCTACCCCGGGGAGGTCTTTTCCCCTCCCGCCGCGCATCTGCGGAACGTGCTGATCGCCTACTCCCACTCGAAGGACCTGAACATCCCCGGGGAGCGGATCGGCTACCTCGCCGTGTCGCCGAGGGCCGCGGACGCCGCCGAGGTCGCGGGGGGGTGCGTCTTCTGCAACCGGGTGCTCGGCTTCGTGAACGCCCCCTCCCTGATGCAGCGGGCGGTGGCCGGCCTCCAGGAGATCTCCGCCGAAATGGCGGTCTACCGGGAGAACCGGGACCTCCTCCTTTCGGCGCTGTCGGAATCCGGATTCTCCGTCGTCCCCCCCGGGGGAGCCTTCTACCTCTTCCCCCGCATCCTGGGGAAGGACGAGACGGCCTTCGTCGCCGCGGCCCGGGAGGAGAACATCCTCGTCGTGCCGGGGAGCGGGTTCGGCCGCAGCGGGTATTTCCGGGTCGCCTACTGCCTCGCCACCGAAGTGGTGCGCAGATCGCTCCCCGCGTGGAAGCGGCTCGGGGAGAGGTTCTCCCGCCGCCCGGGGAGTGCCCGGTGA
- a CDS encoding inositol-3-phosphate synthase, which produces MDRIRVAIAGVGNCASALLQGIEYYRDAEPVPGEDDVPGLMHREIGGYLPGDIEVVAAFDIDRRKVGLPVNEAIFSLPNCTPRFVGGMPAGGPTVRMAPVLDGVAGHMRDYPEDRTFLPSDEPPCDIEAVLRESGAEVLVNYLPVGSEEATKRYAESCLTAGVSLVNCIPVFIASDPAWAERFRERGIPIVGDDVKSQLGATIVHRALARLFTERGIRVRRTYQLNTGGNTDFLNMLNRKRLQSKKISKTEAVTSVLTYPVEDEAVHIGPSDYVPWQKDNKLCFLRIEGEGFGGLPIEVELRLSVTDSPNSAGVGIDAIRFCRLGREMGLGGPLAAPSAYFMKHPAAQMTDDDARRELEEFIADYRAWRRTKEALPTPPCTSPT; this is translated from the coding sequence ATGGATAGGATTCGCGTGGCGATCGCCGGCGTCGGAAACTGCGCGAGCGCGCTGCTGCAGGGGATCGAATATTACCGGGACGCGGAACCCGTACCCGGGGAAGACGACGTCCCGGGGCTCATGCATCGGGAGATCGGCGGCTATCTGCCCGGGGACATCGAGGTCGTCGCCGCCTTCGACATCGACCGCAGGAAGGTCGGGCTACCCGTCAACGAGGCGATCTTCTCCCTTCCCAACTGCACTCCGAGATTCGTCGGGGGGATGCCGGCGGGCGGTCCGACCGTCCGGATGGCGCCGGTCCTGGACGGCGTCGCCGGCCACATGCGGGACTATCCCGAAGACCGGACCTTCCTCCCCTCGGACGAGCCTCCATGCGACATCGAGGCGGTCCTGCGGGAGTCCGGCGCTGAGGTCCTCGTGAACTATCTCCCCGTCGGCTCCGAGGAGGCCACGAAGCGCTACGCCGAGAGCTGCCTCACCGCCGGGGTCAGCCTGGTGAACTGCATCCCCGTCTTCATCGCCTCCGACCCGGCCTGGGCGGAGCGCTTCCGGGAGCGGGGGATCCCGATCGTCGGCGACGACGTGAAGTCGCAGCTGGGCGCGACGATCGTCCACCGTGCGCTGGCCCGCCTCTTTACCGAGCGCGGCATCCGGGTTCGCCGGACCTACCAGTTGAACACCGGCGGGAACACCGATTTCCTGAACATGCTGAACCGGAAGCGGCTCCAATCGAAGAAGATCTCCAAGACGGAGGCGGTGACCTCGGTGCTGACCTACCCGGTCGAGGACGAGGCGGTCCACATCGGGCCGTCGGACTACGTTCCCTGGCAGAAGGACAACAAGCTCTGCTTCCTGAGAATCGAGGGGGAGGGGTTCGGGGGACTGCCGATCGAGGTGGAACTGCGCCTCTCCGTGACCGATTCGCCGAACAGCGCCGGGGTGGGGATCGACGCGATCCGGTTCTGCCGACTCGGACGGGAGATGGGGCTCGGGGGGCCGCTTGCCGCCCCCTCGGCCTACTTCATGAAGCACCCGGCGGCGCAGATGACCGACGACGACGCCCGGCGCGAGCTGGAGGAGTTCATCGCCGACTACCGGGCCTGGCGGAGGACAAAAGAAGCGCTGCCCACGCCTCCGTGCACCTCTCCCACGTGA
- a CDS encoding NAD-dependent malic enzyme 1, with amino-acid sequence MQIEKGIDKVVKKIRVMILDKPGYLGKVASAIGNAGGNIGDIRLVGYGLDYNTRDVTVFVNDEDHLEVVLEAMGKVEGVILSDIIDPVLELHQGGKIEVRSKTPIEGISIVRKIYTPGVAKVCKLIRENPELAYDYTIIGNTVAIVTNGTAILGLGDIGAVAGMPVMEGKAALFDALVGVYGIPILIQSKDPEEIIRTVAAIAPTFGAIKLEDIKAPECFEIEDRLSGMLDIPVMHDDQHGTAVVVLAALLNASKYVGMQVKNDIVGMVGLGAAGMGISKLLMAYGVRKVFGTDINSKAMEIFAAAGGKPVTLQEIMGQSDIVICTTGVPGLIRKEMIRKGQVILALSNPNPEISPEDARAAGASFAADGRGANNALAFPGIFRGALNARARKINNRMKIAAAKAISSFALAGELVPSILNLEMHKAVATAVERAAFESGVGRPRGENSEES; translated from the coding sequence ATGCAAATCGAAAAGGGCATCGACAAGGTCGTCAAGAAGATCCGCGTCATGATCCTGGACAAGCCGGGGTACCTCGGAAAGGTGGCTTCCGCGATCGGAAACGCCGGGGGAAACATCGGCGACATCCGGCTCGTCGGCTACGGACTGGACTACAACACCCGCGACGTCACGGTGTTCGTGAACGACGAGGATCACCTCGAGGTGGTGCTGGAGGCGATGGGGAAGGTCGAGGGGGTCATCCTCTCCGACATCATCGACCCGGTCCTCGAGCTCCACCAGGGGGGGAAGATCGAGGTCCGGTCGAAGACGCCGATCGAGGGGATCTCCATCGTCCGGAAGATCTACACTCCCGGCGTGGCGAAGGTCTGCAAGCTGATCCGGGAGAATCCGGAGCTGGCGTACGACTACACCATCATCGGGAACACGGTGGCGATCGTGACGAACGGGACGGCGATCCTGGGCCTGGGGGACATCGGGGCGGTGGCGGGGATGCCGGTCATGGAGGGGAAGGCGGCTCTCTTCGACGCCCTGGTGGGGGTGTACGGGATCCCGATCCTGATCCAGTCGAAGGATCCGGAGGAGATCATCCGGACCGTGGCCGCCATCGCGCCGACCTTCGGGGCGATCAAGCTGGAGGACATCAAGGCGCCCGAGTGCTTCGAGATCGAGGACCGCCTGTCGGGGATGCTCGACATCCCGGTGATGCACGACGACCAGCACGGGACGGCGGTCGTCGTCCTGGCGGCGCTGCTGAACGCCAGCAAGTATGTGGGGATGCAGGTCAAGAACGACATCGTCGGGATGGTGGGGCTCGGGGCGGCCGGGATGGGGATCTCGAAGCTCCTGATGGCCTACGGGGTCCGGAAGGTGTTCGGGACCGACATCAATTCCAAAGCCATGGAGATCTTCGCCGCAGCGGGCGGGAAGCCGGTGACGCTGCAGGAGATCATGGGGCAGTCCGACATCGTCATCTGCACGACGGGGGTTCCCGGCCTCATCCGGAAGGAGATGATCCGGAAGGGGCAGGTGATCCTCGCCCTGTCGAACCCCAACCCCGAGATCTCGCCGGAGGATGCCCGCGCCGCGGGGGCCTCCTTCGCCGCCGACGGGCGGGGGGCGAACAACGCATTGGCCTTCCCCGGGATCTTCCGGGGGGCGCTCAACGCGCGGGCCCGGAAGATCAACAACCGGATGAAGATCGCGGCGGCGAAGGCGATCTCCTCCTTCGCGCTGGCGGGGGAGCTGGTCCCCTCGATCCTGAACCTGGAGATGCACAAGGCGGTCGCGACCGCGGTGGAGAGGGCCGCCTTCGAATCCGGAGTGGGACGCCCGCGCGGGGAGAACTCGGAAGAGTCGTAA
- a CDS encoding acyl-phosphate glycerol 3-phosphate acyltransferase, with translation MDISWVRGPSVVLFAYFLGSVPFGILVAHLFDRGVDLRKVGSGNIGATNVARAVGKAGGVATLLLDAGKGVFAMALAYRFTDSRVDLWLALAGGAAFLGHIFPVYLGLRGGKGVATALGIVAVLSPVTAFLLGVLFAAVVYFTRYVSLGSLCAAVALPPMMALLATSRHYVTLSLVICFLVIYTHRENIRSLLAGRERKLGEPKQEPAPDR, from the coding sequence ATGGACATCTCCTGGGTCCGGGGCCCCTCGGTCGTCCTGTTCGCCTATTTTCTGGGATCGGTTCCCTTCGGAATCCTGGTGGCCCATCTCTTCGACCGGGGCGTGGATCTGCGCAAGGTGGGGTCGGGAAACATCGGGGCGACGAACGTGGCCCGCGCCGTCGGAAAGGCGGGAGGAGTCGCGACCCTTCTCCTGGACGCGGGGAAGGGGGTCTTCGCGATGGCGCTGGCCTACCGGTTCACCGACAGCCGGGTGGATCTGTGGCTTGCGCTTGCGGGAGGGGCCGCCTTCCTGGGGCATATCTTCCCCGTCTACCTTGGGCTCAGGGGGGGCAAGGGGGTGGCGACCGCCCTGGGGATCGTGGCCGTTCTATCCCCGGTGACCGCCTTCCTGCTCGGGGTCCTCTTCGCGGCGGTCGTCTACTTCACCCGGTACGTGTCGCTCGGCTCCCTCTGCGCGGCGGTCGCGCTTCCTCCGATGATGGCGCTTCTGGCCACCTCCCGGCACTACGTGACCCTCTCCCTGGTCATCTGTTTCCTCGTGATCTACACCCACCGGGAGAATATCCGGTCCCTTCTGGCCGGGAGGGAGCGGAAGCTCGGGGAGCCGAAGCAGGAGCCGGCCCCCGACCGGTGA
- a CDS encoding transcriptional regulator (indirectly regulates nitrogen metabolism; at high nitrogen levels P-II prevents the phosphorylation of NR-I, the transcriptional activator of the glutamine synthetase gene (glnA); at low nitrogen levels P-II is uridylylated to form PII-UMP and interacts with an adenylyltransferase (GlnE) that activates GlnA), whose protein sequence is MKKIEAIIKPFKLDEVKESLNDIGIQGITVSEVKGFGRQKGHTELYRGAEYVVDFLPKIKLEIIVPDDLVAQVVETVEKSARTGRIGDGKIFVTNVEEVVRIRTGERGPDAI, encoded by the coding sequence ATGAAGAAGATCGAGGCGATCATCAAGCCGTTCAAGCTCGACGAGGTCAAGGAGTCGCTGAACGACATCGGGATCCAGGGGATCACGGTCTCCGAGGTCAAGGGGTTCGGCCGTCAGAAGGGGCACACCGAGCTCTACCGGGGCGCCGAGTACGTCGTCGACTTCCTGCCCAAGATCAAGCTGGAGATCATCGTACCGGACGACCTGGTCGCCCAGGTGGTCGAGACGGTGGAGAAGTCGGCCCGGACCGGCCGGATCGGCGACGGCAAGATCTTCGTCACGAATGTCGAGGAAGTGGTCCGGATCCGCACGGGGGAACGCGGGCCGGACGCGATCTGA